A genomic window from Gossypium hirsutum isolate 1008001.06 chromosome D12, Gossypium_hirsutum_v2.1, whole genome shotgun sequence includes:
- the LOC107946301 gene encoding protein indeterminate-domain 4, chloroplastic, producing the protein MATASSSATFFGNSAENENPMIKQQSSAAPTSSTAPTTAPHSKKKRNQPGTPNPDVEVIALSPKSLMATNRFICEVCNKGFQREQNLQLHRRGHNLPWKLKQKSTKEVKKKVYLCPEPTCVHHEPSRALGDLTGIKKHYSRKHGEKKWKCEKCSKRYAVQSDWKAHSKTCGTREYRCDCGTLFSRRDSFITHRAFCDALAQETARHPTNNLTPIGSHHIFGGNHHQMSLGLSQNQPLTSNMLRLGSGTGVAKFEHLNSPPSNPSSLQNMPAFFMGDAANQGFLPEHQSHHGNGPYINKPLHGLMQLPDLQGNTNSTAPNSASLFNLGFFPSNSGASSISTGENGGASNSGFLSGNQFNMGDVQVGSGMASLYSSSSMQHENVSPNMSATALLQKAAQMGSTTSNNTCSLLRGLGSSSSSGVKSDRQVFAPNNFESGGSLRSQMENDSNLQGLMNSLANGNSSIFGQDHSNFGGFTGNGMTVEHHSNNANFSNVDEAKLHQKLGVRIGESDKLTLDFLGVGEMVGNMGGNGQHGINIGSLNPDVKSSAQATSQQFGCPKLV; encoded by the exons ATGGCCACCGCTTCATCGTCGGCAACTTTCTTCGGAAACAGCGCAGAAAATGAAAACCCGATGATAAAACAACAATCATCCGCCGCACCTACTTCCTCAACTGCTCCAACCACTGCACCTCACTCtaagaaaaagagaaatcaaCCTGGAACTCCAA ATCCAGATGTGGAAGTGATAGCACTATCTCCCAAGTCTTTAATGGCAACCAACAGATTCATCTGTGAGGTATGCAACAAAGGGTTTCAGAGGGAGCAGAATTTACAGCTCCATAGAAGAGGACACAATCTGCCATGGAAGCTAAAGCAGAAGAGCACAAAAGAAGTGAAGAAGAAGGTTTATCTTTGCCCTGAACCCACATGCGTCCACCATGAACCCTCGAGGGCACTTGGGGACCTTACGGGCATCAAAAAGCATTACTCGAGAAAACATGGGGAGAAGAAATGGAAGTGTGAGAAGTGTTCCAAGAGGTATGCCGTGCAATCTGATTGGAAAGCTCATTCTAAGACTTGCGGCACGAGGGAGTACAGATGTGACTGTGGCACTCTCTTCTCAAG ACGTGATAGTTTCATCACCCATCGGGCCTTCTGCGATGCATTGGCTCAAGAAACTGCAAGGCACCCCACCAATAACTTAACCCCAATCGGAAGCCATCATATATTTGGAGGTAATCATCATCAAATGAGCTTAGGATTATCCCAGAATCAACCATTAACAAGCAACATGTTGCGGTTGGGAAGCGGCACTGGAGTCGCAAAGTTCGAGCACCTCAACAGTCCCCCATCCAATCCTTCTTCATTGCAGAACATGCCGGCGTTCTTCATGGGGGATGCGGCGAACCAAGGTTTTCTCCCAGAACATCAATCTCATCATGGAAATGGACCATACATAAACAAACCCTTACATGGTCTTATGCAACTTCCGGACCTTCAAGGCAATACTAACAGTACGGCGCCCAATTCCGCCAGTCTTTTCAATTTAGGCTTCTTCCCCAGCAACAGTGGTGCAAGCAGCATAAGTACCGGCGAAAACGGCGGAGCTTCGAATTCCGGATTTTTAAGCGGTAATCAGTTTAACATGGGTGATGTGCAGGTTGGTTCGGGGATGGCCTCTCTTTATAGCAGTAGTTCAATGCAACATGAGAACGTTTCTCCAAACATGTCGGCAACTGCATTGCTTCAAAAAGCTGCTCAAATGGGTTCAACTACAAGCAACAACACTTGCTCATTGCTACGGGGATTGGGGAGTTCTTCGTCTAGTGGGGTCAAATCCGACAGACAAGTTTTTGCCCCTAACAATTTCGAGAGTGGTGGCAGTCTAAGATCACAGATGGAGAATGATAGCAATCTTCAAGGACTAATGAACTCTCTTGCAAATGGTAACTCCTCCATTTTCGGACAAGATCATAGCAACTTCGGAGGGTTCACCGGAAATGGGATGACAGTGGAACATCATAGCAATAACGCCAACTTTTCCAACGTTGATGAAGCTAAGTTACATCAAAAACTTGGGGTAAGAATCGGGGAGAGTGATAAATTAACATTGGATTTTCTCGGAGTGGGGGAAATGGTAGGCAACATGGGTGGAAATGGTCAACATGGGATCAATATCGGGTCTTTGAACCCCGATGTGAAGTCATCGGCTCAAGCAACCTCACAACAATTTGGCTGCCCAAAACTTGTCTAA
- the LOC107943656 gene encoding uncharacterized protein, protein MEAGHVFVEHVRDAMVANHRLARSMNVEIYSRRLETFRVTETISHRPGIPTRSYRVDLRNRRCECRRFETLHYPCAHVVEAYAKVNVNVEQYVDDVYTLKRTLYVWENKFPVLPDLSTWEVPLTIFELFPDRGLRKNPRGLLQSSRIRNEMDIREKSDGKRCGLCRLSGHSRNKCPQRNFHVGQSSGSSRN, encoded by the coding sequence ATGGAGGCgggacacgtgtttgtcgaacatgtcagggatgcaatggttgcaaaccaTCGGTTGGCGAGGtcaatgaatgtagaaatatattcacgacgACTAGAAACATTTCGAGTTACTGAGACAATTAGTCATCGACCCGGTATACCAACTAGGTCCTATAGAGTTGATCTCCGGAACAGACGGTGCGAGTGCAGGAGGTTCGAAACGcttcattatccatgtgcgcATGTCGTGGAAGCGTATGCTAAAGTGAACGTTAATGTCGAACAAtatgtcgatgatgtgtacacacTCAAGCGCACATTGTATGTCTGGGAAAATAAGTTCCCCGTCCTGCCTGACCTATCTACGTGGGAGGTGCCTCTGACGATTTTCGAGCTTTTCCCAGATAGAGGGCTACGGAAGAATCCAAGAGGTCTTCTGCAATCAAGTAGAATCCGcaatgaaatggacattagggagaaatccgaCGGTAAGCGTTGTGGATTATGCAGGTTAAGTGGTCATAGTCGGAATAAATGCCCTCAACGAAACTTTCATGTCGGACAGTCGTCCGGATCGAGTCGGAATTGA